In Rhodothermus marinus DSM 4252, a single genomic region encodes these proteins:
- a CDS encoding NUDIX hydrolase, with the protein MGKKQKVQAGVLPVRQQNGRIDVLLITSRTVGRWILPKGNVKRHQTPIEAARQEAYEEAGIRGRIDPEPLGRYLHGRPGDQRWVEVYLMTVEEELDDWPERHERTRRWMPLDEARQVIYEDGLRALLDRLPDELARRQQGRKLSPRASRLLVVLLLLASLALAFGGTYYLARLLARPEVQQRLQELERQEDPAPSSDSVRF; encoded by the coding sequence ATGGGCAAGAAGCAAAAGGTGCAGGCGGGCGTCCTACCCGTGCGCCAGCAGAACGGTCGGATCGACGTGCTGCTGATCACCTCGCGCACGGTGGGCCGCTGGATCCTGCCCAAAGGCAACGTCAAACGGCACCAGACGCCCATCGAAGCAGCCCGCCAGGAGGCCTACGAGGAGGCCGGCATCCGGGGACGCATCGATCCGGAGCCGCTGGGCCGCTACCTGCACGGCCGCCCCGGCGATCAGCGCTGGGTGGAGGTCTATCTGATGACGGTCGAAGAAGAACTGGACGACTGGCCCGAGCGGCACGAGCGCACCCGACGCTGGATGCCGCTGGACGAAGCCCGACAGGTGATCTATGAAGACGGGCTCCGGGCGCTGCTCGACCGCCTGCCCGACGAGCTGGCCCGCCGCCAACAGGGACGCAAGCTGAGCCCCCGGGCCTCGCGCCTGCTGGTGGTGCTGTTGCTGCTGGCCTCACTGGCACTGGCCTTCGGCGGCACGTACTATCTGGCGCGGTTGCTTGCCCGTCCCGAAGTCCAGCAGCGC